In the genome of Streptomyces sp. NBC_00190, one region contains:
- a CDS encoding LLM class F420-dependent oxidoreductase: MDLRIFTEPQQGASYETLLTVAKATEDLGFDAFFRSDHYLKMGSADGLPGPTDAWITLAGLARETKRIRLGTLMTAGTFRLPGVLAIQVAQVDQMSGGRVELGLGAGWFEEEHKAYGIPFPADRMSRLEEQLEIVTGLWATEVGAAFDYAGTHYQVEKSPALPKPAQAKVPVLIGGHGARRTPRLAARYADEFNMPFASVSDSERQFGRVREAAEAAGRGPDGLVYSNALVVCVGKDDAEVARRAAAIGRDVAELKANGLAGSPAEVVEKIGAYGAIGSSRVYLQLLDLDDLDHLELISAQVLPQLG; encoded by the coding sequence ATGGACCTCCGCATTTTCACCGAGCCCCAGCAGGGTGCGAGCTACGAGACCCTCCTGACCGTCGCCAAGGCCACCGAGGACCTCGGCTTCGACGCCTTCTTCCGCTCCGACCACTATCTGAAGATGGGCTCGGCCGACGGCCTGCCCGGACCCACCGACGCGTGGATCACCCTCGCGGGCCTGGCCCGCGAGACCAAGCGGATCCGCCTGGGCACGCTGATGACGGCCGGGACCTTCCGGCTGCCCGGTGTGCTCGCCATCCAGGTGGCCCAGGTCGACCAGATGTCCGGTGGCCGGGTCGAACTGGGCCTGGGCGCAGGCTGGTTCGAGGAGGAGCACAAGGCGTACGGGATCCCCTTCCCGGCGGACCGGATGTCCCGGCTGGAGGAGCAGCTGGAGATCGTCACCGGTCTGTGGGCCACCGAGGTGGGAGCCGCCTTCGACTACGCGGGCACCCACTACCAGGTGGAGAAGTCGCCCGCGCTCCCCAAGCCCGCCCAGGCCAAGGTGCCCGTCCTCATCGGCGGTCACGGTGCCCGGCGTACCCCGCGGCTCGCCGCGCGGTACGCGGACGAGTTCAACATGCCCTTCGCATCGGTCTCCGACAGCGAGCGGCAGTTCGGGCGGGTCCGGGAGGCCGCGGAGGCGGCCGGGCGGGGGCCCGACGGCCTCGTCTACTCCAACGCGCTCGTGGTCTGCGTCGGCAAGGACGACGCCGAAGTGGCCCGCCGGGCCGCCGCCATCGGCCGCGACGTGGCCGAGCTCAAGGCCAACGGCCTCGCGGGCTCCCCGGCCGAGGTCGTGGAGAAGATCGGGGCCTACGGCGCCATCGGCTCCTCCCGCGTCTACCTCCAGCTCCTCGACCTCGACGACCTGGACCACCTGGAGCTGATCTCCGCCCAGGTGCTTCCCCAGCTCGGCTGA